In a genomic window of Branchiostoma floridae strain S238N-H82 chromosome 19, Bfl_VNyyK, whole genome shotgun sequence:
- the LOC118407223 gene encoding zinc finger protein 845-like has translation MATNTGEKSYRCEECSKQFSQLDNLKRHMRTHTGEKPYKCEECSKQFSELSSLKKHMRTHTGEKPYRCEECGRQFSESGSLKRHMTTHTGEKPYKCEQCSKQFSQLGALRTHMRTHTGEKPYTCGTCNKQFRQLDHLNRHMRTHTDEKPYNCEKCSKQFSDPSDLTKHIRTHTGEKPYRCEECSRQFSEMGSLKMHMRTHTGEKPYSCDKCNKHFSRLGYLKIHMRTHTGEKPYRCEECSKQFRTPGHLKSHMKTHTGETPYRCEECGRQFSELYSVRIHMRTHTGEKPYRCEECSKQFCELGSLKSHMRTHTGEKPYKCEECSKRFCQLNYLKRHMRYHTGEKQYECEQCSKQFVELGALTSHMRTHTGEKPYRCEECSKEFSELCSLKKHTRTHTGEKPYKCEHCSKQFSTLGSMKIHIRTHTGEKPYSCEECSKQFGDPSTLKKHLRTHTGEKPYKCEECSRQFSDMSSLRQHMRTHTGEKPYRCEQCSKQFSQAGALKVHTRTHTGEKPYTCDHDGCNKQFSTLGNLKVHMKTHRREAVQM, from the coding sequence ATGGCAACCAACACTGGAGAGAAAAGttataggtgtgaggagtgcagcaaacagttcagtcagctggatAATCTAAAGAGACATATGAGGACACATacgggtgagaaaccttacaaatgtgaggaatgtagcaaacagttcagtgaaCTGAGTTCTTTGAAGAagcatatgaggactcatactggagaaaaaccttacagatgtgaggagtgcggcaggcagtttagtgagTCGGGTTCTCTGAAGAGGCATATGACGACTCATACCGGAGAGAAGCCTTACAAATGCGagcagtgcagcaaacagttcagtcagttgGGTGCTCTACGGACACACATGCgtactcataccggtgagaagccctataCGTGTGGCACGTGCAACAAACAGTTCCGTCAACTTGATCATCTGAACAGACACATGCGTACTCATACCGATGAGAAACCGTACAATTGCGAAaagtgtagcaagcagttcagtgacccAAGTGATCTGACGAAGCATATCAGGACCCATACCGGAGAGAAACCTTATCgctgtgaggagtgcagtaggcagttTAGTGAGATGGGTTCTCTGAAAAtgcatatgaggactcatactggagaaaaaccttacagttGTGACAAATGCAACAAACATTTCAGTCGGTTGGGTTATCTGAAGATTCATATGAGgacacacaccggtgagaaaccctacaggtgtgaggagtgcagcaaacagtttagaaCGCCAGGTCATCTGAAGAGCCATATGaagactcacaccggtgagacaccttacaggtgtgaggagtgcggccgGCAATTCAGCGAGCTTTACTCTGTGAGGattcacatgcgaactcacaccggtgagaaaccatacagatgtgaggagtgcagcaaacagttctgtGAGCTGGGTTCTCTGAAGAGccatatgaggactcacaccggtgagaaaccttacaaatgtgaggagtgcagcaaacgaTTCTGTCAGCTGAATTATCTGAAAAGGCATATGCGGTATCACACCGGTGAAAAGCAGTACGAATGcgaacagtgcagcaaacagttcgtTGAGCTGGGTGCTCTGACGAgccatatgaggactcatactggagaaaaaccttacagatgtgaggagtgcagcaaagaATTCAGCGAACTGTGCTCTCTAAAGAAGCATACGAGGAcgcacactggagagaaaccgtacaaatgtgaacattgcagcaaacagtttagcaCTCTGGGTTCTATGAAGATCCATATAAGAACgcatactggagagaaaccttacagttgtgaggagtgcagcaaacagttcggTGACCCGAGTACACTGAAGAAGCATCTaaggactcataccggtgaaaaaccttacaagtgtgaggagtgcagcaggcagttcagtgacaTGAGTTCTCTGAGGCagcatatgaggactcatactggagagaaaccttacagatgtgagcaGTGCAGTAAACAGTTCAGTCAGGCGGGCGCTCTAAAGGTACATACgcgaactcataccggtgagaagccctataCGTGTGATCACGATGGGTGCAACAAACAGTTCAGTACGCTGGGTAATTTAAAGGTACATATGAAGACACACCGGCGAGAAgccgtacagatgtga